The Gemmatimonadota bacterium DH-78 region CCGACTCCCGCGACCGCCCGCTGATCCTCTTCCAGAGCGAGTGGTCGCTGCAGCGCACCGTGGAGAACGAGCGGGGCACCCTCGAATTTCACTCGGTGGCGCCGTAGAGGTCAGTCCTCCGCCACCTGGGTGCTAAACCACCAGGTGTGGCCGCTCGGTCCCCGCACGCCACCCCGGCGGTCGCCGTCACCGGGCTTTCGGTTCGGGGCCTCGACCACCTCCGCTCCGCGCTCCACGGCCCGCGCGAAGGCCGCGTCCACGTCGGGCACGTAGATGTGCAGATGGGCGGGCTGGACCGGCCAGTCGCCGGTGGCCTCGCCCATCATCACCACGGTGTCGTCGATCCGGACCTCGGCGTGCATCACCGACCCGTCGGGGCGGGGGAAGGCACGCAATCGCTCCGCCCCCAGCACCTCGGCGAGGAAAGCGATCAGCGCCTCGGCATCGTTCACCATCAGGTAGGGCGACAGCGAGGTGTACCCCGCCGGCTTCCAGGTCGGGGCCGAACTCACCCGCCGCGCCCCGCCTCGGGCCACCCCATGTCGGGGTCGAGGGGGCGTCCGCAGAGGTGACCCCCGGCGCCGGCCGCCTCGATCGCCTCGACCACTTCGAGGATCGTGTGGTAGCCCCCGTCGGCGTCGTACCACTCGTACTTGCGCTCGAGCTTGTCGCGGGTGGACAGGTCGTCGGGGTTGGCGTTCCACCACGACTGCAGGTCGGCCGGGCGCTCCACCCAGCACCCGACGTTGTCTCCGGCCTCGTTCAGCACCACCACGGTGGGCGTGGCCCCTCGTCCGTCGGGCGTCGGATGGGCCTCCATCAGGATGTTGCCGATGTCGGGCTCCACCACCCGCAGCTCGAGGTTGCCGACCCCCTCCACGAAGCGCGCGAGGTAGGGGATGGTGTTGGCGGAATCTCCGCAGGAATCGATCGCGACCACGAGCAGGCGCCAGTTGCCGGGCACCGCCTGCACCCGTGCGGCGAGGTCGGCGAACACCTCGGCTCCCTCGTAGTTCGCATGCCAGGTGTCGCGGCGGCGGTCGGTGGCCTCGAGGAAGTCGGCCCACGCGGTACCCTCGCCGTAGATGCGCGCCTCGATCGTGTCGGCCGCGACGGGCAGGAGGGGCGCCGTGACGGGACCGGGGGAGGGAGCGCCGCAGACCACGGCGAGCGAGAGCATCAGAGCGGAAGTCACGAAGCGATCTCCGAGAGCGGGGAAGAAACGTGATCGAAGATCGCGCCCGGCCCGGCGCACCGGCAACCCGATCCCCCCGTCGCTTGACAGCGCGGGGCGGGGATGGAATCATACGAACGTATGAATGACTCCAATCCGACACCCGACACTCGCGCCGCCCTCATCGACGCCGCTCGCGGAATCTTCGCGGAGCAGGGCTACGACGGGGCGTCCGTACGCGCCATCACCTCGCGCGCCGGGGCGAATCTCGGCGCGGTCACCTACCACTTCGGATCGAAGGAAGCGCTCTACCACGAGGTGGTCGCCTCGATGATGCACCCGATCCGCGACCGGATCCTCGAGGTGGCACGGGGGGAGGGCGCCCCGCTCGAACGGCTCGACGCGGTCGTGGCCACCTATTTCGAGCACTTCGAGCGCTACCCCGACCTGCCGCATTTCCTGATCGAGCGCATCGCCTCGGGTCAGCTCCCGCCCCCGCCCGTGCTGCAGACCATGACCGACGTGCTGCGAACCGTGTCGGGCATCGTCTCCGAGGGGCAGGCCGATGGCTCCATCCGTGCCGGAAACCCGGTGTTCATGACCCTCAGCCTCATCTCCCAGCCGGTCTACCTCACGCTGGTGCAGCATCCGCTGCGCGCCGTGACCAACGCCCGCTTCTCCCGGGGGGCCCTGGTCGATCACGCCCGCGCCTTCGTGCGCGCGGGACTCTCCTCCACCGTCGAGAGCACGCCATGAACAGTATCGCCCGGCGGCGGCGCCCCCCGGGGCTCCGCCTCGCCCTCGGTCTCTGCGCCCTCGCGAGTGCCCCGCTGGCCGGTCAGACGAACGCCGGGGTGCCGACCACGCTTGCCGGGGCCGTGGCGCGGGCGCTCGACGTGCATCCCTCGGTGGAAGCCGCCGAGGCCGCCGCCCGATCGGCCGAAGCCGCACGCACGAGCGCCCGCTCGGCGCGACTGCCCCACCTCTCGGTGGAGAGCTCGGCCACCCGCTTCCAGGAGCCGATGCTGGTGGCCCCGCTGCACGGCTTCGACCCCACGACGGTGCCCGACTTCGACGCCACCCTGGTGCGCGGAACCCTCGCGGCGGGGTACACCGTGTTCGACGGCGGCCGACGGGGAGCTCGCATTCATCGCGCCGAGGCGCTCGTCGAAGCCGGTCGCGCCGCGCGCGACGAGGCGGAGGCCGCCCTGATCCTTCGAACCGCCGACGCCTGGCTCGGCGTGCTCACCGCCCGCGAGCTGGTGCGCGCCCAGGAGAGCCGCGAGGCCGCCCTCGACGAGGAAGTCGAGCGGGCCCGACGACTGCTCGACGAGGGTGCCGCGCCCCGCCTGGTGCTGTTGAGGGCCGAGGCCGACCGCGCCTCGGTTCAGGCCGACGGAGAGTCCGCGCGGCAGGCCCTCCACCTCGCCCGCTCCGATCTCGCCCGGATCCTCGAGGTCGCCCCGGAGGATCTCGTCGATGCGCCGATGGAGGCGCCCGTCGCGCACGAGGAGCCGCCGAGCGAGATCGACGCCGCGCCCCCCGGGCTTCGCGCCCCCGCGATCGCCCGAGCGCAGGCGGCCGCCGAAGCGGCCGAGGCCGAGGTCGACGCGGCGCGCGCAGCCTGGCTCCCCACCCTCGAGGCGCAGCTCGGCTACGGCCTCTACGCCGGGGGCGGCGTCGACGCGGTGGCCGAGTGGCAGGCTGGGGTGCAGATCCGCTACCCGATCTTCGCCGGTGGGGCACGCGCCGGCGAGGTGGAGCGGGCCGAGGCCGAAGCCGCCCGCGCGCGGGCTCAGGCCCGGATCGTGGAAGACGAGACGGCCCGCGCCGTCGACGCCGCCACCGCTGCGGAAGTCGAGGCGCGGCGACGCATCGTGGCCCTCGAAACCGCTGTCGCAAGCTTCACCGAACTGTCTCGTGTGGAACGACTTGCCCTCGACGAGGGAGCCGGCACGCAATCCGACTGGCTGCGCGCTGAGGCCGGGCTCTTCCAGAGTCGAGCCGCTCTCGCCGAGGCCCGATTCTCGGCCCTTCGAGCGCGGCTCGCCCGGGCCCGCGCGCTCGGCCGGCTCGACCTCGCCTGGATCCAATCCCTCTCGGAGATGACGCCGTGACCCGCCTCGCCCTCCCGTTCCTGGCCGGCCTGACCCTGCTCGCTGCCTGCGGCGGCTCCGAGGGCGACACCCTCGAGGGCTCGGGCACCATCGAAGCCACGGAGGCCGACCTCGGCTTCCAGCTCCCGGGGCGCCTCGTGGCCGTGTCGCCCCGCGAAGGGGCGCGCGTGGAGGTCGGCGACACCCTCGCTCGACTCGACGACGCGGAACTGCAGGCTGCGCTCCTCGCGGCCCGGGCGAACGCAGCCGCGGCCCTCGCGCGGCGCGACGAGGTCGACGCGGGCCCGCGGCCCCAGGAGCGCGCGGCTGCGCAGGCGGCGCTGACCGCGGCCCGCGAGGCCGAGGCTCAGGCCCGCCGGGAGGCCGACCGTGCGCGCCGGCTGCACGAGGGGGGCGCCCTCTCCGCGCAGGCCCTGGAGCAGGCCAACACACGGCTCGAGTCGGCCGCGGCCGCCGCGACCCAGGCCCGACAGACGGCCGACCTTCTCGACGAGGGGGCACGGGTCGAAGTGCGGGCCGCGCAGAGTGCGCTGCTCGCGCAGGCCGAGGCCGCCGTCGAGCGCGCCCGGGCCGCCCTGGACCAGACCGTGCTCCTCGCGCCGATCTCCGGGCTGGTGACGGTGCGGCACCGCGAGCCCGGCGAGATCGTCTCCCCCGGCCAGCCCGTGACGACGATCATGGACCCGGGCGACCGATGGGTGCGCATCTACCTGCGGGGCGATCGGGTGGGCCGCGTGTCGCTCGGGCAGGCGGCGTCGATCACCGTGGACGCCTATCCCGAGCGGCGCTTCGTGGGCGAAGTCTCGTTCATCGGCAGCGAGGCGGAGTTCACACCGCGCAACGTGCAGACCCCCGACGAGCGCACGCAGCTCGTCTACCCGGTCAAGGTGCGGATCGTGGGCGACGATGCGCTCGCGCTGAAGCCGGGGCTCCCCGCCGACGTGGTGCTGGAGGAGTCGGGGTCGTGATCCGCGCCGCCCCCGACGCCTCGGTCCGGCTCTCGGGCCT contains the following coding sequences:
- a CDS encoding VOC family protein, with the translated sequence MSSAPTWKPAGYTSLSPYLMVNDAEALIAFLAEVLGAERLRAFPRPDGSVMHAEVRIDDTVVMMGEATGDWPVQPAHLHIYVPDVDAAFARAVERGAEVVEAPNRKPGDGDRRGGVRGPSGHTWWFSTQVAED
- a CDS encoding thioredoxin family protein — encoded protein: MTSALMLSLAVVCGAPSPGPVTAPLLPVAADTIEARIYGEGTAWADFLEATDRRRDTWHANYEGAEVFADLAARVQAVPGNWRLLVVAIDSCGDSANTIPYLARFVEGVGNLELRVVEPDIGNILMEAHPTPDGRGATPTVVVLNEAGDNVGCWVERPADLQSWWNANPDDLSTRDKLERKYEWYDADGGYHTILEVVEAIEAAGAGGHLCGRPLDPDMGWPEAGRGG
- a CDS encoding TetR/AcrR family transcriptional regulator, producing the protein MNDSNPTPDTRAALIDAARGIFAEQGYDGASVRAITSRAGANLGAVTYHFGSKEALYHEVVASMMHPIRDRILEVARGEGAPLERLDAVVATYFEHFERYPDLPHFLIERIASGQLPPPPVLQTMTDVLRTVSGIVSEGQADGSIRAGNPVFMTLSLISQPVYLTLVQHPLRAVTNARFSRGALVDHARAFVRAGLSSTVESTP
- a CDS encoding TolC family protein, which codes for MNSIARRRRPPGLRLALGLCALASAPLAGQTNAGVPTTLAGAVARALDVHPSVEAAEAAARSAEAARTSARSARLPHLSVESSATRFQEPMLVAPLHGFDPTTVPDFDATLVRGTLAAGYTVFDGGRRGARIHRAEALVEAGRAARDEAEAALILRTADAWLGVLTARELVRAQESREAALDEEVERARRLLDEGAAPRLVLLRAEADRASVQADGESARQALHLARSDLARILEVAPEDLVDAPMEAPVAHEEPPSEIDAAPPGLRAPAIARAQAAAEAAEAEVDAARAAWLPTLEAQLGYGLYAGGGVDAVAEWQAGVQIRYPIFAGGARAGEVERAEAEAARARAQARIVEDETARAVDAATAAEVEARRRIVALETAVASFTELSRVERLALDEGAGTQSDWLRAEAGLFQSRAALAEARFSALRARLARARALGRLDLAWIQSLSEMTP
- a CDS encoding HlyD family efflux transporter periplasmic adaptor subunit, producing MTRLALPFLAGLTLLAACGGSEGDTLEGSGTIEATEADLGFQLPGRLVAVSPREGARVEVGDTLARLDDAELQAALLAARANAAAALARRDEVDAGPRPQERAAAQAALTAAREAEAQARREADRARRLHEGGALSAQALEQANTRLESAAAAATQARQTADLLDEGARVEVRAAQSALLAQAEAAVERARAALDQTVLLAPISGLVTVRHREPGEIVSPGQPVTTIMDPGDRWVRIYLRGDRVGRVSLGQAASITVDAYPERRFVGEVSFIGSEAEFTPRNVQTPDERTQLVYPVKVRIVGDDALALKPGLPADVVLEESGS